The Ananas comosus cultivar F153 linkage group 2, ASM154086v1, whole genome shotgun sequence genome contains a region encoding:
- the LOC109706670 gene encoding zinc finger protein 6-like has translation MQYKWLLDPSTYWTQLKREREREKHLIIPHIGGILKPHISSRNMEEKKLRLFGFELDPSAAPRSQSDKRSTEKSLTDRAEEKKYGCQFCLKEFANSQALGGHQNAHKKERMKKKRLEVQARKAGMNYYLQPLIRSHSSECNISIPWLYDPSRSGPEFVLFEESQGSFKACDQNMYYVGGFFAAKPASFKSSFCKQPAVAKPSSPSPKRNCKLLDLHLGL, from the coding sequence ATGCAGTATAAATGGCTATTGGATCCCTCAACTTATTGGACTCaactcaagagagagagagagagagagaaacatctCATTATCCCCCACATTGGAGGAATCCTCAAACCACACATATCCTCGCGCAacatggaggagaagaagctccGGTTGTTCGGCTTTGAGCTCGATCCCTCGGCTGCACCGAGAAGCCAGAGCGATAAGCGGAGCACGGAAAAGTCGTTAACCGATCGCGCCGAAGAAAAGAAGTATGGGTGCCAGTTCTGTCTGAAGGAGTTTGCGAATTCGCAAGCCCTGGGGGGCCATCAGAATGCTCacaagaaggagaggatgaagaaAAAGAGACTGGAGGTTCAGGCGCGAAAAGCTGGCATGAATTATTATCTCCAGCCTCTTATAAGAAGCCACAGTTCTGAGTGCAACATCTCCATCCCTTGGTTGTATGATCCGTCGCGATCCGGCCCCGAGTTTGTTCTGTTTGAAGAATCTCAGGGCAGCTTCAAAGCCTGTGATCAGAACATGTATTATGTGGGTGGCTTCTTTGCTGCCAAACCGGCTTCTTTTAAAAGCAGCTTCTGCAAGCAGCCGGCTGTCGCCAagccgtcgtcgccgtcgccgaagCGTAATTGCAAACTTTTGGATCTTCACTTAGGCTTGTAG